The window CATAAGTGCATCATTGTCAATATCAACGCCCACCACTTCATCAGCCCCCATGAGTGCTGCTCCCAGGGTAAGTATTCCAGTTCCGCAGCCAAGATCAACCACTTTCATTCGGTGGATATCCCCCTGGACACTGGCATTCCATACAACATCAGAAGCTATGGTAGCTGGCGTGTGGTACTGTTCCAGATCAGGATGAGGATGAGGATGAGGAGGAATAGATTGTAGTGCCATTTCCAGGTGTCTTTTCTTGTTGATCATGATTTCAGTTCCAATTACCTCTGATTAACTTCATATAATTATAGCAGAACATGTTATATTTTGTGTTCCCAGAATATTCAAAATTTCCCCGGATATAAAAAAAATATGGAGTTAGATATAAATCTGTATGAGGATATAGAGTAGACAAAGATAAATATAATAAATATTTAGGATTTAAAAAAGTCATAAATAAATTGAAATTAAGATACACAGGAAGATAACATGTTTGACAAGGTCCTGGTTGCTAACCGTGGAGAAATCGCCATTAGAGTAATGCGAGCATGCAGAGAACTGGATGTGAAGAGTGTGGCAGTTTACTCTGAAGCAGATAAAAATTCACTTTTTGCTAAATACGCTGACGAAGCATACCTTATAGGGGGACCAGCCCCCGCTGATAGTTATCTGAACATTCCCCATATACTGGAAGCAGCAGAAAAATCCGGGGCCGATGCACTACACCCCGGTTATGGTTTCCTGGCTGAAAACTCAAAACTTGGTGAAGAATGTGCCAAGAATGGTGTTAAACTCATAGGCCCACCAGGACGTGTTATTGAAGCTATGGGAAGTAAGATCGAATCCCGTAAACTCATGGAAAAAGCAGGAGTTCCAGTGATCCCCGGTGATAGTAAGGGAGTGACTGACCCAGATGAAGCCCTTAAAATTGCAGAATCCATTGGATACCCAGTTATAGTCAAAGCATCCGCGGGAGGCGGTGGTATTGGGATGAGAACTGTCTATGAGGAAGATGAACTCATACGTGCCCTGGAATCCACACAATCTGTAGCGGAATCAGCCTTTGGAGACTCCACTGTGTTTATTGAAAAGTATGTGGAGGAACCACGCCACATAGAATTCCAGATCTTGGCTGATGAAGATGGTAACACCATCCATGTAGCGGACCGTGAGTGCAGTATCCAGCGAAGACACCAGAAACTCATTGAAGAGGCACCCTCTCCAATTATGACCGATAGACTCCGGGAAAAGATGGGATCAACAGCTGTTAAAGCAGCATCATCCATAGGATACACCAATGCAGGTACTGTGGAATTTTTATACTCACACGGTGAGTTTTATTTTCTGGAGATGAACACCAGAATCCAGGTGGAACACCCCATAACCGAAGTGGTCACTGGAGTGGACCTGGTTAAAGAACAGATTAAAATCGCCTCTGGCAGAGAGTTATGCTGTGCACAGGATGAGATCCAGGTGAGAGGCCATGCCATTGAGTGCCGTATAAATGCTGAAAATCCTTTAGCTGATTTTGCCCCTAACCCTGGTAAAATCACTGGTTATCGTTCCCCAGGGGGTCCGGGATTACGGGTGGACAGTGGGGTTTACATGAATTACACCATACCCCCATACTATGATTCCATGATTTCCAAACTCATTGTATGGGGTAGGAATAGAAATGCAGCCATCTCCAGGATGAGAAGAGCTCTTTCAGAATATATTATTATAGGAGTGGAAACAACCATACCATTCCATAAGGCCATGATGCTGAATTCCACCTTCCATGAAGGTAAATTACACACTCACTTTGTGGATGAGCATAAACAGGAAATAATGGAAAATGTAGAACAAATCGTCCGGGAAGATAGAGAGATGGTTTCCAGGCTGAAATCAACATTTTTACCTTCTAAAAAAGTGGCAGCAGTTTCTGCAGCAGTTTCCAGCCATATAGCCGATTCTATTTCCAGGAGTAAAAAATAAGATTATTATAATAGATTCCGTAGTTATAATATCTTCAATGATTATAAAAAAGATTGGTCAGTGGTTTTTATGTATGAAAAACAGATTTTAAAAACACTCCATGAAAATAAGGGCGAATACATTCCTGGTGACCATTTGGCATCGGAAGTGGGAATATCCGAATCCCAACTTGCTCTTGAAATCCAAGAATTAGAAAAAAATGGTTATCAAATCAAATCATCATCTGAAAAGGGTTATTGTCTGATTAAAACCCCAAACAGACTCCTGCCTTATGAATTAGAACGCGATCTGCCCACCAGTTATATTGGTAAAGAAATTCATTATTATTCTGAGGTTGATTCAACTAACGAGGTTGCCAAAAGACTGGCAGATGACGGTGCACCTGAAGGAACCATTATTATTGCAGAAAGTCAGAGAAGTGGCAGAGGCCGTCGTGGCAAAAAATGGATATCACCCTCTGGTGGGGTGTGGATGACCATTATTCTGAGACCAGATATTCCTCCTTCCAAAGCACCTCAACTCACCCTGGTAACTGGGGTGGCAGTGGCTGAAACACTGGATCAGGAGTGCAGACTGGACGTGGGTATTAAATGGCCCAATGATATATTGATAGGTGGGAAAAAGGTATGTGGTATTTTAACCGAAGCCAACACCACCCCTGAAGGACTTGAATATGTGGTGGTTGGTATAGGGATAGATCTTAATGTTGATGTGGATAATTTCCCTCCAGAACTCAGGGAAGGAGCAACATCTCTTAAAAAAGAACTTGAGGAAGAAATTTACAGTGTAAAATTGGTTCAAAGATTCCTCAATAACCTTGAAACACTTTATGATGATTTCAAATCTGGCAACTTCCCAGAAATCCTTAAAGAATGGAGAAAACTATCTAAAACAATTGGTTCCTACGTTGAAGTTCGGAAAAAAGGAAGAATAGTTCGTGGAGAAGCTGTTGGTATAACCAGAGAAGGAGTGCTTATTTTAGAGATGGATGATGGAAGTTTGCGCAAAATTATTTCTGGGGA is drawn from Methanobacterium petrolearium and contains these coding sequences:
- a CDS encoding acetyl-CoA carboxylase biotin carboxylase subunit, whose amino-acid sequence is MFDKVLVANRGEIAIRVMRACRELDVKSVAVYSEADKNSLFAKYADEAYLIGGPAPADSYLNIPHILEAAEKSGADALHPGYGFLAENSKLGEECAKNGVKLIGPPGRVIEAMGSKIESRKLMEKAGVPVIPGDSKGVTDPDEALKIAESIGYPVIVKASAGGGGIGMRTVYEEDELIRALESTQSVAESAFGDSTVFIEKYVEEPRHIEFQILADEDGNTIHVADRECSIQRRHQKLIEEAPSPIMTDRLREKMGSTAVKAASSIGYTNAGTVEFLYSHGEFYFLEMNTRIQVEHPITEVVTGVDLVKEQIKIASGRELCCAQDEIQVRGHAIECRINAENPLADFAPNPGKITGYRSPGGPGLRVDSGVYMNYTIPPYYDSMISKLIVWGRNRNAAISRMRRALSEYIIIGVETTIPFHKAMMLNSTFHEGKLHTHFVDEHKQEIMENVEQIVREDREMVSRLKSTFLPSKKVAAVSAAVSSHIADSISRSKK
- a CDS encoding biotin--[acetyl-CoA-carboxylase] ligase; protein product: MYEKQILKTLHENKGEYIPGDHLASEVGISESQLALEIQELEKNGYQIKSSSEKGYCLIKTPNRLLPYELERDLPTSYIGKEIHYYSEVDSTNEVAKRLADDGAPEGTIIIAESQRSGRGRRGKKWISPSGGVWMTIILRPDIPPSKAPQLTLVTGVAVAETLDQECRLDVGIKWPNDILIGGKKVCGILTEANTTPEGLEYVVVGIGIDLNVDVDNFPPELREGATSLKKELEEEIYSVKLVQRFLNNLETLYDDFKSGNFPEILKEWRKLSKTIGSYVEVRKKGRIVRGEAVGITREGVLILEMDDGSLRKIISGECIHMK